Proteins encoded in a region of the Streptomyces sp. PCS3-D2 genome:
- a CDS encoding ABC transporter permease has protein sequence MLRTVLRNLRAHTARLAMTVLAVCLGVALVSGTLVLADSSAAAYRAAASKNFAGIAVTVTPKDAPDAPPGEDRTSVLDDALVRKLAGVPGVAAVRPAADGSATLSASDGTPLRAGRAWANLGAAHVPGADGRDSRYPLVEGRAPRTGGEIAVDRGTAAAGRFRLGDTITLATDGPVMAKRLVGIVTTQDTRVTAGGTLALFDRATAQQLFASPGRYTGIDLAAAPGTSQAELSGRVASVLPAGRAEATTGAAQAAGQALYVGTLTRGHAKLPLVFAGISLFIGSFLIVNTFTMLVTRRTREIALLRAIGASRRQVTGSVLAEAALVGLVSSAAGFLLGLGVAAVLPGLLSTAQDALPDGPLVIGPRPVAAALGVGVGVTVLAAWLPSRRAAKVAPVEAMRSAHRPPSATRSRLRAAAGLVPLVLGAGLLVSLSGVKDASVRNLQDAMLACGLLVVALIVLAPLLAAPVIRLAGRAVDRFGAVGRLARENALRDPRRTAATASALMVSTALVAGLAVVGHSTAQALDRQAAAGLGADYVIGTRTPTAGIDPDAVRRVAAAPGVRTAAAVADVSLFVGGGVRRIAGVDPAVVDAVIELDFVDGSAKGLGPGRIAVSASLAREQGLAAGDRVAARIGRGRDLTPYTVVGVYQDNPVAGDALGDLGEVRQHGVLPGSAQRVLVRTDDGAASDAVGKRLRTAVGGNPLLKVQDRQALVREAAGSVGDLLTLMYGLLAIGVVISALGIVNTLAMSVAERTREIGVLRAIGMDRAGVRRMIRLEAVIVAAFGTLLGLLAGVFSAWAVGSLANGAMTHYALVVPWGTLLLVCLLSLAIGAAAAVVPARRAAALSPLRAVSDA, from the coding sequence ATGCTGCGAACAGTCCTGCGCAACCTGCGCGCGCACACGGCCCGTCTGGCCATGACCGTCCTCGCGGTCTGTCTCGGTGTCGCCCTCGTCTCCGGCACCCTCGTCCTCGCCGACTCCTCCGCCGCCGCCTACCGCGCCGCCGCCTCGAAGAACTTCGCCGGCATCGCGGTGACCGTGACCCCGAAGGACGCCCCGGACGCACCACCCGGCGAAGACCGCACGAGCGTCCTGGACGACGCCCTGGTACGGAAGCTGGCCGGCGTACCGGGTGTCGCCGCCGTACGGCCCGCCGCCGACGGCTCGGCCACCCTGTCCGCCTCGGACGGCACCCCGCTCCGGGCCGGCCGTGCCTGGGCCAACCTCGGCGCCGCCCACGTACCCGGCGCGGACGGCCGGGACAGCCGCTACCCGCTGGTCGAGGGCCGCGCACCACGCACCGGCGGGGAGATCGCCGTGGACCGCGGCACGGCCGCCGCCGGCCGCTTCCGCCTCGGCGACACGATCACCCTGGCCACCGACGGCCCCGTGATGGCCAAGCGGCTCGTGGGCATCGTGACCACGCAGGACACCCGGGTCACCGCGGGCGGCACCCTCGCCCTGTTCGACCGGGCCACCGCCCAGCAGCTGTTCGCCTCACCCGGCCGGTACACCGGGATCGACCTGGCCGCCGCGCCCGGCACGAGCCAGGCCGAACTCTCCGGCCGGGTGGCCTCCGTACTGCCCGCCGGGCGGGCCGAGGCCACCACCGGCGCCGCCCAGGCCGCCGGGCAGGCCCTCTACGTCGGCACCCTGACCCGGGGGCACGCCAAGCTGCCGCTGGTCTTCGCCGGGATCTCGCTGTTCATCGGCTCCTTCCTCATCGTCAACACCTTCACGATGCTGGTGACCCGGCGCACCCGGGAGATCGCGCTGCTGCGGGCGATCGGGGCCTCGCGGCGTCAGGTGACCGGCTCCGTGCTCGCCGAGGCCGCGCTCGTCGGCCTGGTCTCCTCCGCCGCCGGATTCCTGCTCGGCCTCGGGGTCGCGGCCGTCCTGCCCGGCCTGCTCAGCACCGCGCAGGACGCGCTGCCCGACGGGCCGCTGGTGATCGGCCCGCGTCCGGTGGCGGCCGCGCTCGGCGTCGGCGTCGGCGTCACGGTGCTCGCCGCATGGCTGCCGTCCCGCAGGGCCGCGAAGGTCGCGCCGGTCGAGGCGATGCGCTCGGCGCACCGGCCGCCGTCCGCGACGCGCTCGCGGCTGCGCGCCGCCGCCGGGCTGGTCCCGCTCGTCCTCGGCGCGGGGCTGCTGGTGTCGCTGAGCGGGGTGAAGGACGCCTCGGTCCGCAACCTCCAGGACGCGATGCTCGCCTGCGGCCTCCTCGTCGTCGCCCTGATCGTGCTCGCGCCGCTGCTCGCCGCGCCGGTGATCCGGCTGGCGGGCCGGGCGGTCGACCGGTTCGGGGCCGTCGGCCGGCTCGCCCGGGAGAACGCGCTGCGCGACCCGCGGCGCACCGCGGCCACCGCGTCCGCCCTGATGGTCAGTACGGCGCTGGTGGCCGGGCTCGCGGTCGTCGGCCACTCCACTGCGCAGGCCCTGGACCGGCAGGCCGCGGCGGGACTCGGCGCCGACTACGTGATCGGCACCCGCACGCCCACCGCGGGCATCGACCCGGACGCCGTCCGGCGGGTGGCCGCCGCCCCCGGGGTGCGGACCGCGGCGGCCGTCGCGGACGTGTCGCTGTTCGTCGGCGGCGGGGTTCGTCGGATCGCCGGGGTGGACCCGGCCGTCGTGGACGCGGTCATCGAGCTGGACTTCGTCGACGGCTCCGCGAAGGGGCTCGGGCCGGGCCGGATCGCCGTCTCCGCCTCCCTCGCCCGGGAGCAGGGCCTCGCCGCCGGCGACCGGGTCGCCGCCCGCATCGGACGCGGCCGGGACCTGACCCCGTACACGGTCGTCGGCGTCTACCAGGACAACCCCGTGGCCGGCGACGCGCTCGGCGACCTCGGCGAGGTGCGGCAGCACGGCGTCCTGCCCGGATCCGCCCAGCGGGTCCTGGTGCGCACGGACGACGGCGCCGCCTCCGACGCCGTCGGGAAGCGGCTGCGCACCGCGGTGGGCGGCAACCCGCTGCTGAAGGTCCAGGACCGGCAGGCCCTCGTCCGCGAGGCCGCGGGCAGCGTCGGCGACCTGCTGACCCTGATGTACGGGCTGCTCGCCATCGGCGTCGTGATCAGTGCGCTCGGCATCGTGAACACCCTGGCCATGTCGGTCGCCGAGCGGACCCGGGAGATCGGCGTGCTGCGCGCCATCGGCATGGATCGGGCCGGTGTCCGGCGGATGATCCGGCTGGAGGCCGTGATCGTCGCCGCCTTCGGGACCCTGCTGGGACTGCTGGCCGGCGTGTTCAGCGCCTGGGCCGTCGGCTCGCTGGCCAACGGCGCCATGACCCACTACGCGCTGGTGGTCCCGTGGGGAACCCTGCTGCTGGTGTGTCTGCTGTCCCTGGCGATCGGCGCGGCGGCCGCCGTCGTCCCCGCCCGACGGGCGGCGGCGCTGAGCCCGCTGCGTGCGGTCTCCGACGCGTAG
- a CDS encoding SHOCT domain-containing protein, whose translation MDDYPLLNLFWTMLWFFLWVMWFFLLFKVITDIFRDHSLHGWGKAGWLILVLLVPFIGVFVYVIARGRSMHERDARQVKENEAAFRSYVRQAAGSGSGSGGSADELSKLSALKDKGDISQEEFDRAKARILA comes from the coding sequence ATGGACGACTATCCACTTCTCAACCTCTTCTGGACGATGCTGTGGTTCTTCCTGTGGGTCATGTGGTTCTTCCTGCTCTTCAAAGTCATCACGGACATCTTCCGTGACCACAGCCTGCACGGCTGGGGGAAGGCGGGATGGCTCATCCTGGTGCTGCTCGTCCCCTTCATCGGCGTGTTCGTCTACGTCATCGCCCGCGGCCGCAGCATGCACGAGCGCGACGCCAGGCAGGTCAAGGAGAACGAGGCGGCCTTCCGCTCGTACGTCCGGCAGGCGGCCGGCAGCGGCAGCGGCAGCGGCGGCAGCGCGGACGAGCTGAGCAAACTCTCCGCGCTCAAGGACAAGGGCGACATCAGCCAGGAGGAGTTCGACCGGGCCAAGGCCAGGATCCTCGCCTGA
- a CDS encoding GAP family protein, whose translation MVLDLIVIGLIITLYPLPIMAFVLVVSAPGGLWKGLAFILAWLGCLVAVIAVVLLLTGGQPPPPRSPPSTAGLAVRLAIGIALVGYAEHRRRRRPVGGVAPDAEGAGSGPAEEPRALSRMDRASAWSAAGIAVLLQPWGMVGAAAATVVEANLSDGATYLALFGFCVLASSTLLAMELFMVFAPERAALALTGMRAWLSDHKDPAIVLACLVLGLWLVGRSLYELTR comes from the coding sequence ATGGTGCTTGACCTGATCGTCATCGGGCTGATCATCACGCTCTATCCGCTGCCCATCATGGCCTTCGTCCTGGTGGTGTCCGCGCCCGGCGGTCTGTGGAAGGGGCTCGCCTTCATCCTCGCCTGGCTGGGCTGCCTCGTCGCCGTGATCGCCGTCGTCCTCCTCCTCACCGGGGGCCAGCCCCCGCCGCCGCGCTCCCCACCGTCCACCGCGGGCCTCGCGGTCCGGCTGGCCATCGGCATCGCGCTGGTTGGGTACGCCGAACACCGGCGCCGGCGGCGCCCGGTGGGGGGCGTCGCCCCGGACGCGGAAGGGGCGGGATCCGGACCGGCCGAGGAGCCGCGCGCGCTCTCCCGCATGGACCGGGCGTCCGCGTGGTCGGCGGCCGGAATCGCGGTACTCCTCCAGCCGTGGGGGATGGTGGGGGCGGCCGCCGCGACGGTCGTCGAGGCGAACCTGTCCGACGGCGCCACGTACCTGGCCCTGTTCGGCTTCTGCGTCCTGGCCTCCTCCACCCTCCTGGCGATGGAGCTGTTCATGGTGTTCGCGCCCGAGCGGGCCGCGCTGGCGCTCACCGGGATGCGGGCGTGGCTGTCGGACCACAAGGACCCTGCGATCGTCCTCGCCTGCCTCGTCCTGGGCCTGTGGCTGGTGGGCAGGAGCCTGTACGAGCTCACGCGCTGA
- a CDS encoding potassium channel family protein: protein MERNAARRRRRALVGHCLRATGSVVVLTGLYYLAPLEGGFGVVTLLTLVLGLLAFTLLTVWQVSAITRSEYPRLSALEAMATAVPLFLVIFAATYFMLSENVPASFTEPLNRTDALYFTVTVFATVGFGDIVATTGTGRVLVTVQMIADLIVVGVIAKALFGAMKVGMRRRGGRGHGGPPFVDDEEP, encoded by the coding sequence ATGGAACGCAATGCAGCCCGCCGCCGGCGGCGCGCCCTGGTCGGCCACTGCCTGCGTGCGACAGGCTCGGTGGTCGTGCTCACCGGGCTGTACTACCTGGCGCCGCTGGAGGGCGGGTTCGGCGTCGTAACGCTCCTCACGCTCGTGCTGGGCCTGCTCGCCTTCACCCTGCTGACGGTCTGGCAGGTCAGCGCCATCACCCGGTCGGAGTATCCGCGGCTGAGCGCTCTCGAGGCCATGGCCACCGCCGTACCGCTCTTCCTGGTGATCTTCGCCGCAACCTACTTCATGCTGTCCGAGAACGTCCCGGCGAGCTTCACCGAGCCCCTGAACCGGACGGACGCCCTCTACTTCACGGTCACGGTGTTCGCGACCGTGGGCTTCGGCGACATCGTCGCCACGACCGGGACCGGGCGGGTGCTGGTCACCGTGCAGATGATCGCCGACCTGATCGTGGTGGGCGTGATCGCCAAGGCCCTCTTCGGCGCCATGAAGGTCGGAATGCGCAGGCGGGGCGGCCGGGGCCACGGCGGACCGCCGTTCGTGGACGACGAGGAGCCCTGA
- a CDS encoding FAD-binding oxidoreductase, producing the protein MGKLSIDQLRERVRGAVVTPGDDAYEEARAVHNAMIDRRPAAVVRCANTGDVMAVVDFARENGLDLAVRGGGHSVPGFGTCDDGVVADLSGMRGVRVDAARRTARAEGGATWGDFNAATYAYGLATTGGIISTTGIGGLTLGGGIGYLSRGLGLSCDNLISADVVTADGRVVVASEEENPDLFWALRGGSGNFGAVTSFEYRLSPVKDIYGGPMLFELDDAATVLRSFADYIADAPEQLGGFPAFQLAPPLPFIPEDRHGDPFALIVACWTGPLDEGERALRPFRDIAPVVAEHVGPMPYPALNSAFDALVPPGLQHYWKANFVTELTDSAIEAHLVHGPKVPVVNSTVHIYPINGACHRVGPDETAFAYRDANFATVIAGMWPDPADNEANTAWVRDYYEATAPHSEEGGYINFMAEDDQSRIRANYKGNYDRLAEVKRTYDPGNLFHLNQNIQPAA; encoded by the coding sequence ATGGGCAAGCTCTCGATCGACCAGCTGCGGGAACGCGTACGCGGAGCGGTCGTCACACCCGGCGACGACGCCTACGAGGAGGCGCGGGCCGTCCACAACGCCATGATCGACCGGAGGCCGGCCGCCGTCGTGCGGTGCGCCAACACCGGGGACGTCATGGCGGTGGTGGACTTCGCGCGGGAGAACGGGCTGGACCTCGCGGTGCGCGGCGGCGGCCACAGCGTGCCCGGCTTCGGCACCTGTGACGACGGCGTGGTCGCCGACCTGTCCGGCATGCGCGGGGTGCGCGTCGACGCCGCGCGCCGCACGGCCCGTGCGGAGGGCGGCGCGACCTGGGGCGACTTCAACGCGGCGACCTACGCCTACGGGCTGGCCACCACCGGAGGGATCATCTCGACCACCGGCATCGGCGGACTCACCCTCGGCGGCGGCATCGGCTACCTGTCCCGCGGACTGGGCCTGAGCTGCGACAACCTGATCTCGGCCGATGTGGTGACGGCGGACGGCCGCGTCGTGGTGGCGAGCGAGGAGGAGAATCCGGACCTCTTCTGGGCGCTGCGCGGCGGCAGCGGGAACTTCGGCGCGGTGACCTCGTTCGAGTACCGGCTGAGCCCGGTCAAGGACATCTACGGCGGACCGATGCTCTTCGAGTTGGACGACGCCGCCACGGTGCTGCGGTCCTTCGCCGACTACATCGCCGACGCCCCGGAGCAGCTCGGCGGCTTCCCGGCCTTCCAACTGGCCCCTCCGCTGCCGTTCATCCCGGAAGACCGGCACGGCGACCCCTTCGCCCTGATCGTGGCGTGCTGGACCGGGCCGCTGGACGAGGGTGAGCGGGCCCTGCGGCCCTTCCGCGACATCGCGCCGGTGGTCGCGGAGCACGTCGGCCCCATGCCGTACCCGGCCCTCAACAGCGCGTTCGACGCGCTCGTTCCGCCCGGTCTCCAGCACTACTGGAAGGCCAACTTCGTGACGGAGCTGACCGACTCCGCGATCGAGGCGCACCTGGTGCACGGCCCGAAGGTGCCCGTCGTGAACTCGACGGTGCACATCTACCCGATCAACGGCGCCTGCCACCGCGTCGGACCGGACGAGACGGCCTTCGCCTACCGCGACGCCAACTTCGCCACCGTCATCGCCGGGATGTGGCCGGACCCCGCGGACAACGAGGCGAACACCGCCTGGGTCCGCGACTACTACGAGGCCACCGCACCGCACTCGGAGGAGGGTGGCTACATCAACTTCATGGCCGAGGACGACCAGAGCCGCATCAGGGCCAACTACAAGGGGAACTACGACCGTCTGGCCGAGGTCAAGCGGACCTACGACCCGGGCAACCTCTTCCACCTGAACCAGAACATCCAGCCCGCCGCCTGA